A genomic window from Sphingobacterium sp. BN32 includes:
- a CDS encoding NAD(P)/FAD-dependent oxidoreductase produces MRKKVAVIGSGFSGLSAAAYAARAGFDVHVYERHDQPGGRARQFSTQENFIFDMGPSWYWMPDIIDGFFADFGYQTSDFFQLVSLNPQFEMIFSEKNMRVPRDFEEMVELFEFVEKGAGKQLRKFMDSAKFKYEIGMKEFVNKPSHSWLEFMSPKIAKSSLKLDLLSNFRNYVARYFKSAELRTLMEFPVIFLGASPKDIPALYSLMNYGGYALGTHYPIGGFYQLVRAMSVVAEKQGATFHFNKQVEEIQVEQDKVSALRIDGVVEEFDLVIASSDYHHTESLLPKAYRNYTDEYWKTRIFAPSSLIYYLGIDEHIPNLTHHSLFFENELDDHISCIYEDVKWPDKPLFYACCPSKTDPHVAPAGKENLFLLMPLAIDISDPEDTRERYLRAMLKRLEQHTGTADLYDKIIYKRSYCVSDFKQDYHAYGGNAYGLANTLKQTAVWKPKIRNKRLSNLYYTGQLTVPGPGVPPAIISGRIVANEIIKLKNSTI; encoded by the coding sequence ATGAGGAAAAAAGTTGCTGTCATAGGTTCTGGTTTTTCAGGTTTGTCTGCTGCTGCATATGCTGCAAGGGCGGGCTTTGATGTTCATGTATATGAGCGCCATGATCAACCGGGTGGCCGTGCGCGGCAATTTTCGACCCAAGAGAATTTTATTTTTGATATGGGGCCAAGTTGGTATTGGATGCCCGATATTATCGACGGTTTCTTCGCAGACTTTGGTTATCAAACTTCAGATTTCTTTCAGCTGGTTTCCCTGAACCCGCAATTTGAGATGATATTTTCTGAGAAGAACATGCGCGTTCCGAGAGATTTTGAGGAAATGGTTGAGCTGTTCGAATTTGTCGAAAAAGGAGCGGGCAAACAGCTGCGTAAATTTATGGATTCGGCAAAATTTAAGTATGAAATCGGCATGAAGGAGTTTGTGAACAAACCTTCACACAGCTGGCTTGAATTTATGTCGCCGAAGATTGCCAAGAGTTCATTGAAGTTGGATTTGCTGTCGAATTTTAGAAATTATGTCGCACGCTATTTCAAAAGTGCAGAACTAAGGACCTTAATGGAGTTTCCGGTTATTTTTCTAGGCGCATCACCCAAGGATATTCCTGCTTTATATAGCTTGATGAACTACGGTGGCTATGCCTTAGGAACGCATTATCCGATTGGAGGTTTTTATCAGCTGGTTCGCGCGATGAGTGTTGTTGCAGAAAAACAAGGGGCGACTTTTCATTTCAATAAGCAGGTTGAGGAGATACAGGTCGAACAAGATAAAGTCAGTGCGCTGCGAATCGATGGTGTCGTGGAGGAATTTGATTTGGTTATTGCTTCTTCGGATTACCATCATACGGAGAGCTTATTGCCAAAAGCCTACAGGAATTATACCGATGAATATTGGAAGACGAGAATTTTTGCGCCGTCGAGTCTCATCTATTATTTAGGAATCGACGAGCATATTCCAAACCTAACGCATCACAGTCTGTTTTTTGAAAATGAACTGGATGATCATATTTCCTGTATCTATGAGGATGTGAAATGGCCGGATAAGCCTTTATTCTATGCTTGTTGCCCATCCAAGACAGATCCACATGTAGCACCGGCAGGTAAGGAGAATTTATTCCTTTTGATGCCTTTAGCGATTGATATCAGCGATCCGGAAGATACTCGCGAGCGTTATCTGCGAGCGATGCTAAAGCGTTTGGAGCAGCATACCGGCACGGCAGATCTTTATGATAAGATTATTTATAAGAGAAGTTATTGTGTGTCGGATTTCAAGCAAGACTACCATGCCTACGGCGGCAATGCCTACGGTTTAGCAAACACGTTGAAGCAGACTGCAGTATGGAAGCCAAAAATTCGAAATAAGCGACTCTCGAATTTATATTACACCGGTCAGTTGACGGTTCCAGGTCCGGGTGTTCCGCCTGCGATTATTTCGGGACGCATTGTTGCCAATGAGATTATAAAACTAAAAAACAGCACTATATGA
- a CDS encoding sterol desaturase family protein, which translates to MLNFLIVLLTFILMEGATWLIHKYVMHGFLWILHRDHHDHSAEGAFERNDYFFVIFAIPTIALMYFGSLAGYNYLFFIGLGIMLYGMAYFFVHDIFIHQRLKIFTKSENRYFLALRRAHKQHHKHIGKEDGECFGFLYVPMKYFKMYFKSEKA; encoded by the coding sequence ATGCTAAATTTTTTAATTGTTCTTTTGACTTTTATCTTGATGGAGGGGGCGACCTGGTTGATCCACAAATATGTAATGCATGGATTTTTATGGATTTTACATAGAGATCATCACGATCATAGTGCGGAAGGCGCGTTTGAGAGAAATGATTATTTCTTTGTTATTTTCGCTATCCCAACCATTGCGTTAATGTATTTTGGCTCTTTAGCAGGATACAATTATCTGTTCTTTATCGGTTTGGGAATTATGCTATACGGTATGGCTTACTTCTTTGTACATGATATTTTTATACATCAGCGTCTGAAGATTTTTACGAAGAGCGAGAATCGTTATTTTTTGGCACTGAGACGTGCACATAAGCAACATCATAAACATATAGGCAAAGAAGACGGAGAGTGCTTTGGATTCTTATATGTACCTATGAAATATTTCAAAATGTATTTTAAATCGGAGAAAGCATAA
- a CDS encoding phytoene/squalene synthase family protein yields the protein MKQKFDELSFSISEVITKKYSTSFSLGILALKPTIRPAIYAIYGYVRLADEIVDSFHGYDKEKLLRRLKTETQHAIEDRISINPILQSFQETVNRYKIDQALIDQFLHSMEMDLQQVDYNSDLYKEYIYGSAEVVGLMCLQVFTDGNKERYNELKPYAMKLGSAFQKINFLRDLKDDYHILGRTYFPNIDMQVFDNQVKAQIEQEIHAEFKEALIGIKKLPSSAMFGVYLAYKYYLSLFKKIRSKSSHEILNKRVRVPNSEKAYVALKCYVRYKSAWL from the coding sequence ATGAAACAAAAATTTGACGAACTTTCCTTCAGCATCAGTGAAGTGATCACCAAAAAATATAGTACGAGTTTTTCTTTAGGGATTCTAGCTTTAAAGCCGACGATTCGCCCAGCGATCTATGCGATTTATGGTTATGTGCGCCTGGCAGATGAAATCGTCGATAGTTTTCATGGTTATGACAAGGAGAAGTTGCTGAGGCGATTGAAGACCGAGACTCAACATGCTATTGAGGACCGTATCTCCATCAATCCTATTTTACAATCCTTCCAGGAAACGGTAAACCGTTATAAGATTGATCAGGCATTGATCGATCAATTCCTGCATAGTATGGAGATGGATTTACAGCAGGTCGACTATAATTCGGATTTGTATAAAGAATATATTTATGGTTCCGCCGAGGTGGTGGGCTTGATGTGTCTGCAAGTATTTACGGATGGCAATAAGGAACGGTACAATGAGCTGAAACCTTACGCAATGAAGTTGGGGTCGGCTTTTCAGAAGATTAATTTCCTGCGCGATCTTAAAGATGATTATCATATCTTGGGGCGCACCTACTTCCCGAACATCGATATGCAAGTTTTCGATAATCAGGTAAAAGCCCAGATCGAGCAAGAGATTCATGCAGAATTTAAAGAAGCGCTGATTGGAATTAAAAAACTGCCTAGTTCTGCCATGTTCGGGGTTTACTTAGCTTATAAATATTACCTATCCCTATTCAAAAAGATTAGAAGCAAGTCTTCTCACGAGATATTAAATAAACGCGTTCGTGTACCGAATTCGGAAAAAGCATACGTGGCTTTAAAGTGCTACGTAAGGTATAAATCGGCTTGGTTATGA
- a CDS encoding TlpA disulfide reductase family protein translates to MKNIIITAIISLFVSIVHAQAPMIINGTTTDEFYQEVVLFEVVNGRTEPIAQSKVVNGKFAFKFFPTYEGFYVLGSTQTQNNSARHIIYGKENEVLNIAIGGKSYQLSGKNSADNKDLERFQSMLDDMKEGIRLGGPITYVEFYPIVEKLEPQIAPFKTTSKNKAFLSNFEILRHYLFHYYALHFQYLPKRAHPDAEEIISFYKELDHQKFLNENLLILPFGDSFLMNLVIDAGQQKKYSIKQGENKAQNAIDFIPDTTIKGQYIVLLSNNFKSYDDYLRLVEPNRNYLTLADQEKRLNAKLVKLADSKPGDDFIDFTFPDIAGKQHSKKSLKGNIIVIDFWATWCGPCKQEEPFYEKLADNYRNKNVKFLAISTDKDKAAWEKYVNAKESDLNIIHLHASNKNILSDAYQINTIPRYMVIDANGKIVTTNSPRPSNVELKNLIDKLIKQ, encoded by the coding sequence ATGAAAAACATTATTATAACGGCCATTATAAGCTTATTTGTGAGTATCGTTCATGCGCAAGCGCCCATGATCATTAATGGAACGACGACCGACGAATTCTACCAAGAGGTCGTACTGTTCGAAGTAGTGAATGGAAGAACAGAGCCGATCGCACAATCCAAAGTAGTGAATGGAAAATTTGCATTCAAGTTCTTTCCGACCTATGAAGGATTTTACGTGTTGGGCTCTACTCAAACACAAAACAATTCTGCCAGACATATTATCTATGGTAAGGAAAATGAAGTCCTGAATATTGCTATCGGTGGAAAGAGCTACCAATTGAGTGGAAAGAATTCGGCAGACAATAAAGATCTAGAAAGATTTCAATCCATGTTGGACGATATGAAAGAAGGCATTCGTTTGGGTGGTCCTATTACCTATGTGGAGTTCTACCCTATCGTTGAAAAGCTGGAACCACAAATTGCGCCTTTCAAAACCACCTCTAAGAACAAAGCATTCTTAAGCAACTTTGAAATCCTGAGACATTATCTCTTCCATTATTATGCGCTGCATTTCCAATACTTACCTAAAAGAGCTCATCCGGATGCCGAAGAGATCATTAGTTTCTATAAAGAGCTAGATCATCAAAAGTTTCTAAATGAAAATTTATTGATCCTTCCTTTTGGAGATAGCTTTTTGATGAACTTGGTAATTGATGCAGGACAACAAAAGAAATACAGCATTAAACAAGGCGAAAATAAAGCACAAAATGCTATAGACTTTATTCCCGATACGACGATTAAAGGGCAATACATTGTGCTGCTATCAAATAACTTCAAATCTTATGACGATTATTTAAGATTGGTAGAACCGAACAGGAACTATCTTACTCTTGCAGATCAGGAAAAACGATTGAATGCGAAGTTAGTTAAGCTAGCGGATTCAAAACCTGGTGACGACTTTATCGACTTTACCTTTCCAGACATCGCGGGAAAACAGCATAGCAAAAAGTCCTTAAAAGGAAACATCATTGTTATTGACTTCTGGGCAACATGGTGTGGACCTTGCAAACAAGAGGAACCATTCTACGAAAAGCTAGCTGATAATTACAGAAATAAAAACGTGAAGTTCCTAGCGATATCCACCGATAAGGACAAAGCAGCCTGGGAAAAATATGTTAATGCGAAAGAAAGCGACTTGAATATTATACATTTACATGCAAGTAATAAGAACATTCTTTCTGACGCTTATCAAATAAACACCATTCCACGTTATATGGTCATCGATGCCAATGGAAAGATTGTAACGACCAATTCTCCTAGACCATCGAATGTAGAATTGAAAAACTTAATCGACAAATTGATAAAACAATAG
- a CDS encoding MarR family winged helix-turn-helix transcriptional regulator: MKYNILKDMIALLEDFEAEVQLDEIYTRDTEGFIDWLVDRNAKVEELPDVEWEGKEKGRSAESVINTLLVHMGRYAKSYSKSAIHGSDFTSQDDFIYLITLKSFGEMTKMDLIKKNVHEKPSGILIINRLIAQGWVEQFNSSTDKRSKVLRISEKGIAVLEQQMDKIRMASDIVTGNLTSKEKLELIRLLDKLDVFHLAIYDKQIDSEHLLNEGVKSKKR, encoded by the coding sequence ATGAAATACAATATTTTAAAAGATATGATTGCGCTTCTTGAAGATTTTGAGGCGGAGGTTCAGTTGGATGAAATATATACAAGGGATACAGAGGGGTTTATCGACTGGCTTGTTGATAGAAATGCAAAAGTTGAAGAGCTGCCGGATGTGGAATGGGAAGGGAAGGAGAAAGGTAGAAGTGCGGAGAGCGTAATCAACACTTTATTGGTCCATATGGGGCGATATGCGAAGAGTTATTCGAAGTCTGCGATACATGGGTCAGATTTTACGTCACAGGACGATTTTATTTATCTCATTACGTTGAAATCTTTTGGTGAGATGACGAAGATGGATCTTATTAAGAAAAATGTGCATGAGAAGCCGAGTGGAATACTGATTATCAATAGGTTGATTGCGCAGGGCTGGGTGGAACAATTCAACTCTTCGACCGATAAAAGGAGTAAGGTATTGAGAATTAGTGAGAAGGGAATAGCAGTGCTGGAGCAACAGATGGATAAGATTCGTATGGCTTCGGATATTGTGACGGGTAACCTCACGAGCAAGGAAAAGTTGGAATTGATCCGTTTGCTGGACAAGTTGGATGTGTTCCATTTAGCGATTTACGATAAGCAAATCGATAGTGAGCATTTATTAAACGAAGGAGTTAAAAGTAAAAAACGATGA
- the clpB gene encoding ATP-dependent chaperone ClpB codes for MNFNNYTIKAQEAIQKASEIAVGNQQQAIEPAHILKALLTVDENVVGHLLKKLNVNINYITTEVDKQIEALPKVSGSNVYLSNSSAAVLQKAQSYLKEFNDEFVSIEHILLALLSANDKVSSLLKDQGVTEKDLKTAIKELRGNSRVTDQNAEATYNALGKYARNLNEFAESGKLDPVIGRDEEIRRVMQILSRRTKNNPILVGEPGVGKTAIAEGIAHRIIKGDAPENLKSKTVFSLDMGALIAGAKYKGEFEERLKAVVKEVSDSDGEIILFIDEIHTLVGAGGGEGAMDAANILKPALARGELRAIGATTLNEYQKYFEKDKALERRFQKVMVDEPDTQDAISILRGLKERYETHHKVRILDESIIAAVELSQRYITDRFLPDKAIDLIDEAASKLRLEMDSVPEAVDELERRIMQLEIEREAIKRENDERKVSELSETIANLSNERDSLKAAWQSEKTLVDQVNQEIQNIEDYKLEAEQAERAGDYGKVAELRYGKIKEAQDKVETLKQELSEKQQSSRMLKEEVTSEDIADVVSRWTGIPVNKMVQSEREKLLNLEEELHKRVAGQEEAIEAIADAIRRSRAGLSDAKRPIGSFIFLGTTGVGKTELAKALAEFLFDDEQALVRIDMSEYQERHAVSRLIGAPPGYVGYDEGGQLTEAVRRRPYSVVLLDEIEKAHPDVFNILLQVLDDGHLTDNKGRVVNFKNTIIIMTSNTGSHIIQENFSKMNDSNRDEVVGKTKDEVFELLQKSIRPEFLNRIDEVIMFTPLSRDEIGDIVRMQFGRVEKQLAEQNIFLSATDEALDWLAQLGYDPVYGARPLKRVIQKRVLNELSKEILSGKVSRDSIIQLDVFDGKFVFLNKE; via the coding sequence ATGAACTTTAATAATTATACAATTAAGGCTCAAGAAGCCATACAAAAAGCATCGGAGATTGCTGTTGGGAATCAACAACAAGCAATCGAACCGGCGCATATACTCAAAGCCCTATTAACAGTCGATGAAAACGTAGTTGGCCATTTGCTGAAAAAGCTAAATGTCAACATCAATTACATCACGACCGAGGTTGACAAACAAATTGAAGCATTGCCAAAAGTTAGCGGTAGCAACGTGTACTTAAGCAACAGCTCAGCAGCTGTTCTGCAAAAAGCACAAAGCTATCTAAAGGAATTCAATGACGAATTTGTATCGATTGAACACATTCTGCTAGCGCTGTTGTCAGCAAACGACAAGGTATCCAGTCTGTTAAAAGATCAAGGGGTTACTGAGAAAGATTTAAAGACAGCGATCAAAGAACTTCGTGGCAATAGCCGAGTGACCGATCAGAATGCTGAGGCAACTTACAATGCACTTGGAAAATATGCAAGAAACCTAAATGAATTTGCAGAATCTGGTAAGTTAGATCCGGTCATCGGTCGCGATGAGGAGATTCGTCGTGTGATGCAGATCCTCTCCCGCCGTACAAAGAACAACCCTATTTTAGTGGGTGAGCCTGGTGTGGGTAAAACTGCAATTGCCGAAGGTATTGCACATCGTATCATCAAAGGCGATGCGCCAGAAAACCTAAAGTCCAAAACTGTATTCTCATTAGATATGGGAGCCCTTATTGCGGGCGCAAAATATAAAGGCGAGTTCGAAGAACGCTTGAAAGCTGTAGTGAAAGAAGTATCGGACAGCGATGGCGAGATTATCCTCTTTATCGATGAGATCCACACGCTTGTCGGTGCCGGCGGCGGTGAAGGCGCTATGGATGCGGCGAACATCTTGAAACCTGCCTTAGCGCGCGGTGAGCTTCGTGCTATCGGTGCGACTACCCTCAACGAGTATCAAAAATACTTCGAAAAGGATAAGGCTTTGGAGCGTCGTTTCCAAAAGGTTATGGTTGATGAGCCGGATACTCAAGATGCAATTTCTATCCTACGTGGATTGAAAGAACGCTATGAAACACACCATAAAGTAAGAATACTCGACGAATCGATTATTGCAGCTGTAGAATTATCTCAGCGCTATATTACCGACAGATTCTTACCGGACAAGGCAATCGACTTAATTGATGAGGCTGCCTCTAAACTACGCTTAGAAATGGACTCCGTTCCGGAAGCCGTTGATGAGCTGGAGCGTCGCATCATGCAGTTGGAAATCGAACGCGAAGCCATCAAGAGAGAAAACGATGAGCGCAAAGTTTCCGAATTATCTGAAACGATAGCTAACCTTTCCAATGAGCGCGACTCCTTGAAAGCGGCATGGCAATCGGAGAAGACATTGGTAGATCAAGTCAACCAAGAGATTCAGAACATTGAAGATTACAAGCTCGAAGCGGAACAAGCGGAACGTGCAGGTGATTATGGCAAGGTTGCGGAATTGCGCTACGGAAAGATAAAGGAAGCACAAGACAAGGTTGAAACTTTGAAGCAGGAGCTTTCGGAGAAACAGCAAAGCAGCCGTATGCTGAAGGAAGAAGTAACTTCTGAGGATATCGCTGATGTAGTTTCTCGATGGACGGGCATCCCTGTAAACAAGATGGTGCAATCTGAACGTGAAAAACTGTTGAACCTAGAAGAGGAATTACATAAACGCGTAGCAGGTCAAGAAGAAGCTATCGAAGCCATTGCTGACGCTATCCGCCGTTCGCGCGCCGGTTTGAGTGATGCAAAACGCCCGATTGGTTCCTTCATATTCTTAGGTACCACCGGTGTCGGTAAGACCGAGTTAGCGAAAGCGCTTGCAGAGTTCTTATTCGATGACGAACAAGCACTCGTACGTATCGATATGTCAGAATATCAAGAGAGACATGCGGTATCCAGATTGATCGGAGCGCCTCCAGGATACGTAGGATACGATGAAGGTGGGCAGTTGACTGAAGCAGTGCGTCGCAGACCCTATTCTGTTGTACTCCTAGATGAAATCGAAAAAGCACACCCGGATGTTTTCAACATCTTGTTGCAGGTGCTAGACGATGGACACTTAACAGACAACAAAGGTCGCGTTGTAAACTTTAAGAATACAATCATTATCATGACCTCTAACACTGGTTCGCATATTATCCAAGAGAACTTCTCGAAGATGAACGATAGCAACCGCGACGAGGTTGTCGGCAAAACGAAAGACGAGGTATTTGAATTGCTTCAAAAATCTATCCGTCCCGAGTTCTTAAACCGTATCGATGAGGTCATCATGTTTACTCCACTAAGTCGCGATGAAATCGGTGATATCGTACGCATGCAATTTGGACGAGTTGAAAAGCAATTAGCGGAGCAAAACATCTTCCTATCGGCTACAGACGAGGCCTTAGATTGGTTAGCTCAATTAGGATACGATCCTGTTTATGGAGCACGTCCATTAAAACGTGTCATCCAAAAACGCGTACTCAACGAACTTTCCAAAGAGATCCTCTCCGGAAAAGTAAGCCGAGACTCGATCATACAGTTGGATGTCTTTGACGGAAAATTTGTATTTCTCAATAAAGAGTAG
- a CDS encoding lycopene cyclase domain-containing protein: MSYTYSLILFFTVIICFLASFDRRIRFDRYFGAFLTAAILVAIPFIAWDVWFTAHGVWWFNTKYTVGLLLAGLPIEEWLFFICIPFSCIFTYYCIDKFFNLSWLLGFNNLIVFVTVIVCALMALLHYDKIYTLVTAIATIGTLVYLHFVARVDWIGKASFVFSILMLGFFPVNGVLTGTGLESPIVNYNPGDFLGIRMLTIPIEDAVYGYTQFLLVLYFFKLFSRKTKVS; the protein is encoded by the coding sequence ATGAGCTATACTTATTCGCTAATTTTATTTTTTACGGTAATTATCTGCTTCCTTGCTTCCTTTGATCGGAGAATCCGTTTCGATCGTTATTTTGGGGCGTTTCTGACAGCAGCAATCCTAGTTGCCATTCCATTTATTGCCTGGGACGTTTGGTTCACGGCACATGGGGTATGGTGGTTCAATACGAAATATACGGTTGGTCTGCTGCTTGCTGGACTTCCAATCGAGGAGTGGCTTTTTTTTATATGCATTCCTTTTTCCTGCATTTTTACTTACTACTGTATTGATAAGTTTTTTAATCTATCCTGGCTTTTGGGCTTTAATAATCTGATTGTTTTTGTAACGGTGATTGTCTGTGCGTTAATGGCGCTACTTCATTACGACAAGATTTATACCTTAGTAACCGCTATTGCAACGATTGGGACATTGGTCTATCTGCACTTCGTGGCACGCGTTGATTGGATAGGAAAGGCATCCTTTGTGTTCAGTATTTTGATGTTAGGATTTTTCCCGGTCAATGGTGTTTTGACGGGGACAGGTTTAGAAAGTCCTATTGTTAACTATAATCCTGGCGACTTCCTAGGAATCCGGATGCTTACAATCCCGATAGAGGATGCTGTTTATGGATATACGCAATTTCTTTTGGTACTTTATTTCTTTAAGCTTTTTAGCCGTAAGACGAAAGTCTCATAG